TATAGGAGTTTGTACGTCCCCGATAGTAGAAACCGCCTCCCGTGATGACAATAATCAATGCAACGGGTATGATACGTCCCCATATCAGCTTCTTTGTAAATCGTCTTTTTTTCCCACCGGCTGCCAGGCGCTCCAGCTCTTTTGCCTGTGCGACGGACTGATCTTTTTCCGAAGGATTCATATTGATCAGAATCAGAAGGAAAAGCACCGTAACAAAAAGCAGCGTGGAAAGTGCATACATCTCAGGCTTGATACCTTTGCGGACTTCGGAATATATTTTGGTAGACAAGGTATCTACCCCGGGTCCCTTGGTGAAATACGTGATTACAAAATCATCCAGAGACATTGTGAAGGCCAGTAGAAATCCGGAAAGTACGCCCGGCATAATATCAGGGAACACCACCTTGAAAAACGCCTGAATCGGAGATGCGCCCAGATCCAGAGCCGCCTCATAAGTACTCTTTTGTGTCTGCTTCAGCTTAGGCATTACACTTAAAATAACATAAGGAATGTCAAACGTGATGTGTGACATAAGAATCGTGGAAAACCCCAGATTCATCCTGACTATAATAAACAGGAGCATGAGGGAAATACCCATCACGATTTCGCCGTTCAGCATCGGAATATTCGTCACTGCTGTGAAGATATTTCGAAAACGTCTGGTCATACTGTTCATGCCCATAGCGGCCAGTGTTCCGAGAAGTGTGGCAATTGCAGCAGCCAGCAGAGCAATCACCAGGGTGTTATAAAACGCCTGCATGATTTCGTTGTTCTGAAAGAGAGCGATATACCATTTTCCGGTAAACCCGCCCCACTTCGCGCGGGTCTTGGAGGCATTAAAGGATAATACAATTAAGGTCAGGATGGGTGCATACATCAAAAAGAGAATCAGTCCCATATAAATCCTGGTAATATGCTTTTTCAAAATACGGTTCCCTCCCCCTCTTTATCATATTTATTCACAAAATACATACTGATCAGGATGAAAACCATAAGCACCATAGAAAGGGCAGAGCCCACATTCCAGTTATTGGTCTGCTTAAACTCCTGTTCAATTACATTTCCAATCAGCAGAATCTTACTCCCCCCAAGCAGATCCGAAATAACAAAGGTGGTCAGTGCAGGGATAAAAACCATGGTGATTCCGCTTACAATGCCCGGAAGGGAAAGGGGAATCAGGATTTTGCTGTAAACCTGAAAGGTGTTGGCTCCCAGGTCCTTTGCAGCTTCTACCACATCTTTATCGATTTTAATTAATACGTTGTAAATCGGAAGAACCATAAAAGGCAGAAAATTATACACCATGCCTAATATGATGGCATAGGGGGTGTTTATGATGTTTATATGCGGCAGATGTAAAAAGGAAAGAATCCCATTGATAACACCGTTCTTTTCCAGAAGGGTCTGCCAGGCCAATGTGCGAAGCAAAAAGTTCATCCACATGGGCAGGATAAAAATTAATACGATAAAACTGGTCTGGCTGATACTCCTGTTTGACAGGATGGTAGCCAGAGGGTAAGCCAGAAGCAGGCAGATGACAGTACTCACAAATGCCAGCAGCAGAGCAAGTAAAAGGGCCTTTACATTGTCCGACGAAAAAACCATACGGAAGTTGGCGAAGGTGAATCCGCCGTGATCCTGAGAGGTAAATGCATAATAGAGTATCATAATCAGCGGGATGATCACAAATCCAAAGGCCCATATGCCGTAGGGGGCAGCGAGCCACTTTTTTTTATTCTTCAATGCTTACAGCCTCCTCATCTTCTGATACAGGTTTATTCATAATCTGAATGTCAAAAGGATCTACGTGGATGCCGACCTCCTGACCAACAGGAACCATGTCTGTACTGTGAACCAGCCATTCAAATCCATTGGCCATGACCTCCATCTCATAGTGTACTCCCTTGAAAATCAGATGAGTAACACGTCCGGTAATAGTGCCGTCGGATACCGGCACAAGATCAATATCTTCCGGGCGGATGACTACATCCACCGGTTTGTTCGTTCCGAAACCTGTATCCACACATTCGAACCTGGCTCCCAGAATCTCAACAAGACGGTCCCGGATCATAATGGCATCTATGATATTGCTGTCTCCGATAAAATCGGCAACAAAGGCATTTTCAGGCTCATTATAGATGTCTTCCGGAGTTCCGATCTGTTGAATATAGCCCTGGTTCATGACAACGATGGTATCCGACATGGTGAGTGCCTCCTCCTGGTCATGGGTCACATAGATGAAGGTAATTCCAAGCTCGTTCTTCAGACGGATCAATTCATACTGCATATCCTGGCGCAGTTTTAAATCCAGGGCACCTAAAGGCTCGTCCAGCAGAAGAACCTTAGGTTCGTTCACGATGGCGCGGGCAATTGCGATACGCTGCTGCTGTCCACCGGATAACAGAGAAGGGGAACGGTTCTCATATCCGTCCAGATTCACAAGCTTTAGAGCATATTTGATCTTGTCGTCAATATATGTCTTGGATTTACCTTTGATTTTCAGACCAAATGCAATATTTTCGGCGATGGTCATATGGGTAAACAGGGCATATTTCTGAAACACCGTATTAAGTGCGCGTTTGTTCGGAGGAACATTGGTAATGTCTTTTCCGTCAAAGAGGACTTTTCCCGAGTCAGGAGTCTCAAAACCGCCCAGGATTCTGAGTGTGGTAGTCTTTCCGCAGCCGGAAGGACCCAGCAAAGTTAAAAATTCATTCTCCCTAATATAAAGGTTCATATCATCCAGGATCATCTGGTCATCAAAAGATTTACTGATATGAATCAAGTCTAATAATTTATGGCTCATAACTTCCTCCTAATATTCTAAAGTCAGGAAAATACTGATACAAACCGACAGTTCCCTTTGCATACTTCGGTATTAAAAGCTTGGCGGGGAACTGACCCAGATGACAACGGCATCGGTCTTACCCGGGTTTGACAGATAGTGTGCGGCGGCCGGGGTATAATAGAAACTTTCCCCTTTTTTTGCTTTATAAACTTTACTGCCAATATGAATCTGAATGGCTCCCTGCAGCACATAGCCGAATTCTTCACCTTCATGAGGGGTATCCGGATAGGTGGAACCCTGGCTTTTAAGAGTCAGGCGGATGGGTTCCATAATATTTTTCTGAGCATTTGGGATAATCCACTCAACCTTGTTCAGAAGATCATTGTCTATTTTTTCAAAATAATCAGTGTTGTGGAAGACAATTTGCTCTTCCGGTGTATTATTGAAAAATTCACTTAAATCAGTTCCCAGACATTGCAGAATGTCAACCAGGGTTGCAATAGACGGGGAGGTTACATCATTCTCCAATTGGGAGATGAAGCCCTTGGAAAGCTCACACCGGTCGGCCAGTTCTTCCTGGGTCAGGCCCTTTTGTGTTCGCAGTGAACGGATTTTACTGCCGATATCCATAGAATGCTCCTTTTTATCATAGTTGATTAAAGGACAGCTCAAAGAAGCTTCCTTTTAAACAAAAAGTTTAGTAAAACTATACGCACAATACCTGTATTATAATGTCGAATATCAGCTTTGTCAATAGATTTTTTTATTCACATATCAGGAATAAAAGACGCATATTCTTAATAGTAACACATATAGGAGGTCTGCGGTGAGTGAGGAGGTATGCAATGCATAGGTGGTTAGTGTTACTGATTTCAGTAGTCTTAATATTGGGACAGAGTATGACGGTTCCGGGGGCGGAGATTTCCGATACAGAGCTATATGCGAAGGGAGCCTGCCTGATGGATGGAGATTCGGGGCGGGTGCTGTACGGAAAACAGGCGGATATAGGGATGGCCATGGCAAGCACAACTAAAATTATGACCTGTATCTTGGCTCTCGAACAGGGAGAGTTGCAGACAGTAGTAACCGCTTCGGATAAGGCAGCGGCAGCACCCAAGGTACACCTGGGAGTAAAGCAGGGACAGACATTTCTGATGGAGAATCTGCTATATGCATTGATGTTGGAATCCTTCAATGATGCAGCGATTATGATTGCAGAAGGGATTGGAGGATCCGTTGAAGGATTTGCAGCGAAGATGAATGACAAGGCAAAGGAGATTGGATGTGCAGATACATATTTTGTGACACCGAACGGTCTGGATGCGGCTGATGCCGGGGGCTCTCATCATACGACGGCCCGTGATCTTGCCTTGATTATGAGGTACTGCATCACACAGTCGCCAAAAAAGGAGGACTTCTTAAGAATTACGCAGACAGCATCACATAGCTTCTGGGATTGCGAAAATCAGGTATTCTATAACTGCAATAATCATAATACGTTTCTTTCTATGATGGATGGGGCCTTAAGCGGGAAAACCGGATTTACGGCGAAAGCCGGATATTGTTATGTAGGTGCATTACAAAAAGACGGAAAGCTGTTGATTGTAAGCGTTCTGGCCTGTGGATGGCCGAATAACAAGTCCTATAAGTGGTCAGATACCAGAAAACTGATGACCTATGGTCTGGAAAACTATCAATATAGGGATATCTATCAGACAGGGCTTCTGGATGCACCTGTGCCTGTGAAAGACGGGCAGTATGCAGGAAGACTGGGAGAGGATGAAGCTTTCGGAATTCTTACCTATAAAGATGGAAGAGAGGCAGAAAATCCAAAACAGATGCTTTTAAAAGAGGAAGAGAGCGTGGAGGTAAAGGCAGATATTCCTGAGAAGCTGCAGGCTCCGGTGAAAGCGGGAACGCAGGTGGGGAGCGTGAGTTACCTGCTGGATGGGAAGAAACTAGTGGAATATCCTGTCTTCCTTGAAAAATCCGTGAAGAAGATTGACATCTCCTGGTGCATGAAGCGGGTGTTCTTGGTTTTTTGTAATAAAGATCAATAGACCTTTTTCTGAAAAAGGGGCGGCAATCCAGCGAAACTGCCGCCTCTTTCTGAATCTGCTATTTCTGAAAATCAGCCATGTAATCTCCGTGTGCAGCTATAAGCTCATCACACATTTTTTTGATATCACCAATACTGAGTTCCGCTCCTGTATGAGGATCCATCATGGCAGCCTGATAGATATACTGTCTGTCTTTTGTAACTGCGGCCTCTATGGTGAGCAGCTGTGGATTGATATTGGACATATTCATGGCTGCAAGCTGAACCGGAAGCTTTCCTATATGACAGGGAGTAACTCCTTTTCCATCTACCAGACAGGGGACTTCCACACACGCATCTGAAGGAAGATTATCGATAAGCCCCGTATTTAATACATTACCGCCTATGGTATAGGGCTTATTGGTTAATACGGCTTCCATAATATAGGAGGCGTATTCAAGAGAACGTTCATGGGTAATCTTTCCATCTTCCAAAATATCAGCTTTTTCCTTGTTCCATCCTTCAATCTGATTAATACATCTTCTGGGATATTCATCCAGGGGGATGTTGTAATCGCTTATCAGCTCAGGATATCTGCTTTTGATAAAGAACGGGTTATATTCGGCATTGTGTTCACTGGATTCTGTGCAGTAATAGCCCAGGGTTTTAATATATTCATAGCGAACCATATCGCTATGCTTTTCTTCTGCATTCTTTTTGGCTGCTCTTTCTTTGATTTGCGGATAAAGATTTTTGCCGTCTTTATCATGTATCTTCAAAAGCCATGCCATATGGTTGATACCGGCAATCAATTCTGTCCTTCCCTCCAGCTTATCCTCCATACCCACACCTTTCAGGAGCGTTTCGGAGCAGGTCTGGACGCTATGACACAGACCTACGGTTCTGATTTTTGTATAACGCTGCATATAGCCTGACAGCATTGCCATAGGATTGGTATAGTTCATGAACAAGGTATCGGGGCAGACTTCTTCCATATCCTTTGCAAATCCGGCCATCACGGGTATTGTCCTCAAAGCCCGCATAATTCCGCCGATCCCTAAGGAGTCGGCAATTGTCTGTCTTAAGCCGTATTTCTTTGGAATCTCAAAATCAGTAATCGTACATGGGTCGTAGCCCCCGACCTGAATTGCATTTACCACAAAATTGGCATTTCTCAAAGCGTCCTTACGGTTTTCAATCCCCAGATAAGTTGTGATGTGGGCTCGTCCGTTATTTACATTCCTGTTGATTGCATCCAGTATGATTTTAGAATCTGAGAGACGGTTCTGATCGATATCATAAAGAGCAATTTCACTGTCACGCAGTGCATCCGTACACATGCAGTCACCGAGTACATTTCTCGCAAATACAGTACTTCCGGCACCTAAAAAAGTAATTTTTGTCATGAGATACCTCCTAATTGGTTGTCATTTTCATAAAACAAGTATATAATGAAAAAACGCAAAATTCTTTGTTTAATGTTTCAATTAAATTGTCATATTGTTGCTTATTGGAAGGATAAAAGGTGATATGTTAAATCATGCATTGCATATTTATTTTTGTGGACAGGAGGCGTGCACTCCCAGACATTCTTTCGGACCTGCAGTCCGGAACCATTATCTGATGCATGTTATCCTAAAGGGAAAAGGTGAATTCCATGTGCATGGACAGATATTCCATCTGAAAAAAGGTGACGCATTTTTAATAAGTCCTGATCAGTCCACTTATTATGTGGCGGATCAGGAGAATCCCTGGGAGTATGCATGGGTAGCCTTTGATGGATATGAAGTGTCACAGATTCTGGAAAGCTGCGGATTTACAGATGAGAACCCGGTATTTCATTTCCAGGATGCAGAGGATTCAGAACTGGGGGACCACGCTTTATTTGAAAACATACTTACACTGGTCCTCCAATACAACCATTCAGGCAGGTGTACTTTTGAAACGCTGGGGTATCTATATCTGATTTTGGGATTCATGCAGCGAAGTGCGGGAACGCAGGAGAAACCCTATGAAAGAGATTATCTTCGTAAAGCATGTGATTACGTCAGTCAAAATTACAGTTATCAGATTAAGGTGTCGGATATTGCCAGATATATCGGGATTGACAGAACCTACCTTTATAAATTATTTCGAAAAGAGCTGGAATTGTCACCCCAGGAATATTTGATTTCCTTTCGCATAAAGATTGCAAAAAACATGCTAAAGCACACAACATTAACAGTAACGGAAGTTTCTTATTCCTGTGGCTTTCATGACAGTGCTTCTTTTTGCAAATGTTTTAAAAGGCTGACAGGCTATACACCGAAAAACTATCGAAAAAGCAAGGAAGCATATGACCTGGCTTAAGACTGTAGAGGAGAGTTAATGTATGAAGTGGCGGACACTTGAAAACACGGCAAAAATTTTTCCGGCAACCAGTGGGAAAAAGGACGAAAGAGTATTTCGCTTTGCATGTGTGCTAAAAGAAGGCATCCGGGCTGAACTGCTCCAGGAGGCATTGAATAAAACATTGGAAGAGTTTCCGATGTTTCTTTGTGTGCTCAGAAAGGGTTTGTTCTGGAATTACCTGGAAGAATCAAAGCTTAGACCCATTGTACGGGAAGAATATCGTACGCCTTGCAGTGCTATCTATGTTCGTGATCAGAAAAACCTTCTTTTTGAAGTTACCTACTATAAAACACGGATAAACTTCGAGACATATCATGCACTGACGGATGGAACGGGGGCATTGAATTTTTTAAAGATGCTTGTCTATCAGTATTTGATGCTTGCATATCCGGAATATGTGAAAGGTCCTGTGTCAAAACTTGGAATTACCTCATCCACAGAGGAGGATATGGTGGAAGATGGTTTTTCCAAATATTATGGAAGCGGAGAAATAAAAGAAGAGATTCCCCGATTTAAGTCCTATCAATTTCCTTATCACCGCAGGGAACACGGACGGATGAAGCTGATTGAAGGCCTTGTCTCTTCTGAGAAATTGCTGCAGAAAGCAAGAGAGCACAATACTACCGTGACAGTCTTGCTGACCTCCGTCTATCTTTGCGCAATTGCTAAGGATATGAGTATCAGACAGAAGAAAAAACCGGTATCGCTTATGATTCCGGTAAACTTAAGAAATATATTCCCTTCTGATTCCATGCGGAATTTTTTCGGATGGATTGACATCGGGTATGATTTCGCAACACGCAGTAATGAACTGGAGGACGTCATTGCTTATACATCTGATTTTTTTAAGCGGGAGTTGACCCTTAAGCGAATTGGTGCTAGAATGGACAACCTGATTCAATTTGAGAAAAATCCATTGATAAGAATTGTTCCTCTGGAATTAAAGTACATTTTTATGCAGCTTGGAGCAAAATTCATAAGTGTCGGTGAAAATACAGCGGTTTTCTCCAATATAGGAAAAATCAATCTGCCGGATGATTGTGAATCTTATCTGGATTATTTTGAGTTTTACACAACAACCCCTACGATGGAGTTGTGTATGTGTACTTTTCAGGAGCACATGACTTTATCCTTTACCTCGGCATTTGTAACCAACCGGGTGGAAGAAAATTTCTTCTCAATACTAAAGGAATTGAATCTTGATGTCCGTATGATTGTGAGTGGGGATTCCCGGGCCGGGCAGGAGCATTTCCCGGATTTATCCAAAGAAACTGCCACGCATGATTTCTGGTATCGCCTGTTCACCTTCTCCTGCCTTGCAGTCATGGTAATCAGCAATATATTGAATTATTTGTTAATTCCTGAGATGTTCTGGTCCCGGTATGTGATGGGCGGAATGGCGTCAGCCTGGATAATTACGAGCGTAGGCTATCGAAAAAGGAGAAACCTGTTGAAAAATGCTGTGTGGCAGCTGGTGCTGATAGGAATAGGTTTGTATCTTTGGGACTATGCCACAGGGTTTTATGGGTGGTCTTTGAATATCGGACTTCCCTGCCTCATATTAAGCTGCCTTGCTGCCATAACTGCAATTATCATATTTTTCAGACTGAATTCTGCAGATTATATGATTTATATGATGATTACCTGCCTGGCAGGTTTTTTGCCATTGATACTTAATATAGCAGGGATTGTTCAGTTCAAGGCATTAGCAGTCATCTGTGCAGGAATAAGTTTTCTGACTCTTGCAGCACTGTGCCTTTTTCAATGGCCGGCTGTGAAAAATGAATTAATTAAAAAATTTCATGTATAACAGGAATAGGAGATTTATAATTATGCAAAAGATAATATACAGACTCGTAAAGGAAACAGATGCTTCCGAAATCCTTTCGATATATGAACCATATGTAAAAAATACGGCAATCAGTTTTGAACATGAAATGCCGTCACTGGACGAATTCACAGAACGAATCAGATATATTTCAGCTGATTACCCCTATATTATCTGTGAGGAAGACAGTAGAGTAGTCGGATATGCCTACGCACATAAACAGATGGAGCGTGCCGCTTATCAATGGAATGCAGAACTTACAGTATATATTGACCAGTTACATCTGCACTGTGGAATAGGGAAATCTCTTTACTGCGCATTAATAGAGATACTTAAACTTCAAAATATCAGGAATGTGTATGGCCTGGTTACGGCACAGAATGTGAACAGCGAAAAGCTACATGAGCACTTTGAATTTCACAAGGCGGGAATCCTTCGGAATACCGGATATAAATGTGGTGCATGGCATGATGTAATCTGGTATGAAAAAAGCCTTGGAGAACCCTCAGAGGTTCCAAAGGATTTTCGGTCAATTCGGGAAATAGAGAAAAATAAGGTTGCGATCATATTATCAATGAATAAAAATTAATTAGATGGCTAATTATAAAATGGGAGATAATTATAAAATAAATCATATAATTCTAAAAAAATCATAAAATCAGAGAGTTTCTCTTGAAATTCGAATAAAAGAAGACTAAAATAGCTTAGTCAGCTAACTAAAACACAAAGAACCACGGAGGTGAATTAACCAATTGGGAATGCGTGAAAAAGACTGGATGGATGAGGATTCACGTATCCAGAATTTTCTTCTCAAAATCGTACATCGTTATTTTGCAATCAGCTTCAGCCAGTTCGCACAATATGATATCTATCCGGGGCAGGTTCCGGTAGTGATCTTATTATCTAAAAGAGAGGGCTTAAGCCAGAGTGAAATTTGCCGGGAGCTTAAAATCAAGCCTTCCACTGTTACTGTTTCCATGAAGCGTATGGAGAAGAACGGATTGATTATCAGAAAGCCGGACGAGAAAGATCAAAGGATTCAAAGGATTTATGGAACGGATAAATTAAAAGTGTTGCAAAAAGAGATTTACAAATTAGTCCGTAAAAATGAAGAGGTAATGATGGATGGTTTTACAGAAAGTGAGCTACATCTGATGAACCGTTTTTTACACCAGATTTATGAAAATCTGGAAAAGATTCCGGTGCCGGAGACGGAAAAATTAAAAGAAAGAGGAGGCATCTGCCATGATTAAGATGTTCCAATATTTGAAAAAGAGCGCCGGATATATTCTGGTGATTTTTATACTGCTGTTTATACAGGCCAACAGTGATTTAGCGCTGCCGTCTTATACTTCCAAAATTGTGGATGTGGGGATTCAGCAGAAGGGAATTGAGGATGCCGTTCCTGATAAGATACGTAAGGAGTCCCTGGATTCTCTTCTTTTACTTATGAACAGCAAGGAGCAGGAAAAGGTAATGGATGCATATTCTCTGAAGGGAGATATGTATGAGCTTAATAAAATTGAGAAAGAAACAAGAGAAGACATCAATATTCCGTTGGGAGAAGCCATGCTTATGGCTGCAGGTATACAGGAACAGGGAATTGACATGTCCACCGTGCCTAAAGAACAGCTGGAACAGATGCTCTCTCAGGCGAAGGAGAAAGTGGAAGAGGTGCCTTCCAGTATCGTGACACAGGCTGCCACCAGCTTTATTCAGCAGGAATATAAAGATCAGGGACAGGATGTGGATAAGATTCAGACACGGTATGTGCTGACCGCCGGTCTTAAGATGCTTGGCCTGGCGGCAATTGGTATGGCCGCGGCCATCAGCGTCACATTTCTATCCAGCCGTGTGGCTGCCGGTCTGGGGAGAGATCTGCGCAGCAATGTCTATAAAAAGGTCATTTCATTTTCAAGCAGTGAGATGAATAAATTCTCCACAGCATCCTTAATTACGCGAAGTACCAACGATATTCAGCAGGTACAGATGTTTATGACCATGTTGTTTCGCATCGTACTATATGCCCCGATTCTGGGCATTGGCGGTTTGATTAAGGTCTTGAACACAGAGAGTTCTATGACCTGGATCCTGGCAGTGGGTGTCGGAGCGATTCTGGTAGTAATACTTGTGTTGTTTACCGTAGCCATGCCTAAGTTTAAGAAATTACAGACCCTGATTGACAGGATAAATATGGTTACCCGTGAGATACTGACCGGTATACCGGTAATCCGGGCTTTCTCGGCAGAAAAACACGAAGAAGAGAGGTTTGAGGAAGCTAATGCAAACCTTACCCGTACCAATTTATTCGTAAACCGATGTATGACATTTATGATGCCGGTGATGATGCTGATTATGAATTCACTGACCGTACTGATTATTTATTCAGGTGCCCATGGAATTGATGCCGGAAAATTACAAGTCGGAGATATGATGGCATTTATCCAGTATGCAATGCAGATCATTATGTCCTTCCTTATGATATCCATGGTGTCTGTGATTATGCCTCGTGCCAGCGTATCTGCGAATCGTATCCACGAAGTGCTGGATATGGAACCTGAAATCCATAATCCGGTGCAGCCGTTGCGCCCGGATGAAACCAGGAAGGGTGAAGTTACATTTGATCATGTGACGTTTGCGTATCCCGGAGCAGAAGAAGAAGTACTTTCAGATATAAGCTTTACAGCCCGGAAAGGGGAAACCGTGGCGTTTATCGGAAGTACGGGATCCGGTAAAAGCACATTGGTTAATCTGATTCCGCGTTTCTATGATGTTACCGGAGGGTCTATCTCTATAGATGGTGTGGATATCCGGAATATGGATTTGAAGGACTTAAGAGACCGGATTGGATATGTGCCTCAAAAAGGGGTCTTGTTTTCCGGTACAATTGATTCCAATCTTCGCTATGGAAAGGATGAAGCCAGCAAGGAGGAAGTGGAAAAAGCGGCAGAGATTGCTCAGGCCACAGAATTTATCCGTAATAAAGACGAGGGAATGGAGGCTCCAATTGCACAGGGAGGAACGAATGTATCAGGCGGACAAAAGCAGCGTCTGTCCATAGCACGAGCAATTGTTAAGAATCCGGAAGTCTACATCTTTGATGACAGCTTTTCGGCTTTGGATTACAAGACGGATGCTACGCTTCGTAAGGCTTTGAAATCATATACCAAAGATGCCACGACACTGATTGTTGCTCAGAGAATCAGTACGATCTTACGTGCAGACCAGATTATCGTACTGGATGATGGTAAAGTAGCAGGGAAGGGAACGCACAGGGAATTATTGAAATCCTGTGAGGTTTATCGGCAGATTGCCGGATCACAGTTGTCAGAGGAGGAATTGGAAGCATGAGTGAACGAAAAAGACCAAGAGCTATGGGCGGTCCCCGCGGTGCAGTTGCGGTGGAAAAGGCCAATGACTTTAAAGGTGCCATGAAAGATATTATCAAGTATATCTCCAGATACAAAATCAGGCTTATTATTATGCTTATCTGTGCTGTCATAGGTACGGTATTTTCGATTGTGGGCCCTAAGATTATGGGAAAAGCTACAACAGAATTGTTCAATGGCCTGGTCAGGAAGGTCAATCAGACGGGTTCCATTGACTTCGATAAGATATTAAGAATTTTGCTATTTACGTTAGGTCTGTACGCAGTCAGTGCCCTGTTTTCATTTATTCAGGGATTTGTTATGACGGGAATTTCCAACGATGTAAGCTATTCCCTGCGTCGTGACATTTCGAAAAAAATTAACAGGATGCCTTTGAAATACTTTGAAAGCAGGACATATGGAGAAGTGCTGTCCAGGATAACAAATGACGTGGATACGTTACAGCAGAGTCTGAATCAGAGTATTACACAGCTGATTACCTCAGTAACCACGCTGATTGGTGTGTTTATCATGATGCTGTCCATCAATATCTGGATGACCCTTTGCGCATTGGTGATTCTTCCGATTTCTTTCGTAATTATCGGCCAGGTCATGAAGCATTCTCAAAAGTTCTTCCAGCGTCAGCAAAGCTATCTGGGAGATGTCAATGGTCAGGTAGAGGAGATCTATGCAGGACAGAATGTGGTAAAGGCCTTTAACAAAGAAAAAGACGTGATTGATACTTTCACAAAATCCAATGACCAGCTGTATGAATCGGCATGGAAATCTCAGTTCTTTTCAGGAATGATGATGCCGATTATGGGGTTTGTCGGCAATGTCGGATATGTTATGGTTGCACTTCTCGGCGGGTTTCTTGTAATAAAGAACTCCATCGAGGTAGGTGATATCCAGTCATTTTTCCAGTATATACGAAACTTTACGCAGCCAATCCAGCAGATCGCCCAGGTAAGCAATCTCCTTCAGTCCTCTGCAGCGGCCGCCGAGCGGGTTTTTGAATTCTTGAACGAGGAAGAAGAAATTCAGGATGTGGAGCACCCGGTTTCGATTGAAGGACTGAAAGGAGAGGTTACTTTTGAACATGTAGCCTTCGGCTATGATCCTGAGAAAATCATTATTCAGGATTTTTCCGCCCATGTGAAACAGGGGCAGAAAATTGCAATCGTAGGTCCGACAGGAGCCGGTAAAACAACCATGGTGAAGCTGTTGATGCGTTTTTACGATGTGAACAAAGGCTCTATATTGTTGGATGACCATAACATCAAAGATTTTAAGCGGAATGAGCTCCGTGAAATGTTCGGGATGGT
The window above is part of the Novisyntrophococcus fermenticellae genome. Proteins encoded here:
- a CDS encoding ABC transporter ATP-binding protein, producing the protein MSERKRPRAMGGPRGAVAVEKANDFKGAMKDIIKYISRYKIRLIIMLICAVIGTVFSIVGPKIMGKATTELFNGLVRKVNQTGSIDFDKILRILLFTLGLYAVSALFSFIQGFVMTGISNDVSYSLRRDISKKINRMPLKYFESRTYGEVLSRITNDVDTLQQSLNQSITQLITSVTTLIGVFIMMLSINIWMTLCALVILPISFVIIGQVMKHSQKFFQRQQSYLGDVNGQVEEIYAGQNVVKAFNKEKDVIDTFTKSNDQLYESAWKSQFFSGMMMPIMGFVGNVGYVMVALLGGFLVIKNSIEVGDIQSFFQYIRNFTQPIQQIAQVSNLLQSSAAAAERVFEFLNEEEEIQDVEHPVSIEGLKGEVTFEHVAFGYDPEKIIIQDFSAHVKQGQKIAIVGPTGAGKTTMVKLLMRFYDVNKGSILLDDHNIKDFKRNELREMFGMVLQDTWLFSGTIMENIRYGRLDATDEEVMEAAKAAHAYKFIMQQPEGFQTIINEESTNISQGQKQLITIARAILADNNILILDEATSSVDTRTEILIQKAMDYLMKGRTSFVIAHRLSTIRDADIILVMKDGDIIEQGSHEELLSANGFYAQLYNSQFEKVTA